The Meles meles chromosome 6, mMelMel3.1 paternal haplotype, whole genome shotgun sequence genome has a window encoding:
- the LOC123943714 gene encoding disintegrin and metalloproteinase domain-containing protein 21-like, with protein MRTLFLLLAVWAGLAPVKCSQDRPSWRYISSEVVIPRKELHHGKGVQIPGWLSYSLRFGGKRHIIHMRRKKLFWSRHLLMMTQDDQGALQMDYPFIPPDCYYVGYLEEIPLSMVTIDTCYGGLEGIMKLDDLAYEIKPLSDSQRFEHIVSQIVADMNAMGPSYKLGHREVRDPVFSQRNASVVPRISSKMYSSHHGNMKALALSSNSMYTVFNNVSKCAQFLIRVFSLIDTFFQAIDINYYIGFMIIYDQVDPTDLEFYHVVYSPYVRYYQSFLYTILEPHSSIIFIKDGPEDHNYEPELYGICHKRNLIMLGYLGRQYLLLSITAAQKVGKNFGLFYDGKFCFCQRRSMCIMHRPLSLTDSFSNCSYMHVQHIVGRGKGECLFSTKMVYLNKSLTHDRCGNYILDQGEECDCGSFKQCYNNLCCTNDCTFTIDSKCNTGRCCTNCTYSPPGTLCRPIQNICDLPEYCHGESLSCPGDFYMQDGTPCTEEGYCYHGNCTDRTVHCQEIFGKNAVKGADACYTINRRGNRYGHCRRIGGRMKADFCAIEDIYCGRLQCGNVTHLPRLQEHVGFHQSLISGFWCFGLDSHRSTGANDAGHVRPGTPCAPGRFCNHTYCNGSVAQLNYDCLPEKCGYRGICNNNRNCHCHIGWDPPRCIDRGAGGSIDSGPPPSRVRLVLQSHESVIYLRVVFARIYALITALLFGFTTNLRTLKTVIIKEEKVGEAHHEIRLKSPEQQKPVHRRMAETTVGGGKADIHVSRSLEETQASQRTSQWSLPTSLGTLHTSQWSMPTSLGTLPTYQGSQGTTQVSRRTSQVSRPTTQVSRRTSQVSRLTTQSSRHTSLGSQHTAPVSHTSSVIGH; from the coding sequence ATGAGGACGCTCTTCTTGCTGCTTGCTGTCTGGGCAGGCCTGGCTCCTGTGAAATGTTCTCAAGACCGTCCGTCATGGCGCTACATCTCCTCTGAGGTGGTCATTCCCAGGAAGGAGCTGCACCATGGCAAAGGCGTTCAGATACCAGGCTGGCTGTCCTACAGCCTGCGATTTGGGGGCAAGAGGCACATTATCCACATGCGGCGCAAGAAACTGTTTTGGTCCAGACATCTGCTGATGATGACTCAGGACGACCAAGGAGCCTTGCAGATGGACTACCCCTTCATCCCTCCAGACTGTTACTACGTCGGCTACCTGGAGGAGATTCCTCTTTCCATGGTCACCATAGACACATGCTATGGGGGTCTTGAAGGTATCATGAAGTTGGATGACCTCGCCTATGAAATCAAACCCCTCAGCGATTCCCAAAGGTTTGAGCACATTGTTTCACAGATAGTGGCAGACATGAATGCGATGGGACCTTCCTATAAACTGGGACATCGTGAGGTTAGGGATCCCGTATTCTCTCAACGAAATGCCAGTGTTGTCCCCAGGATCTCTAGTAAGATGTATTCATCCCACCACGGAAATATGAAAGCACTTGCCCTAAGTTCCAACTCAATGTATACTGTGTTTAATAATGTGTCAAAATGTGCCCAATTCCTGATAAGGGTATTTAGTTTAATTGACACATTCTTTCAAGCTATTGATATCAATTACTACATTGGGTTCATGATCATTTATGATCAGGTAGATCCAACTGACTTGGAGTTTTATCATGTGGTATATAGCCCATATGTTCGatattatcagtcttttttatATACCATTCTTGAACCACATTCAtccataatttttattaaagatggGCCAGAGGATCATAATTATGAACCAGAGTTATATGGTATATGCCATAAACGAAACCTCATCATGCTTGGTTACCTAGGCAGACAGTATTTATTGTTGTCTATCACAGCAGCACAAAAGGTGGGAAAAAATTTTGGTTTATTCTATGAtgggaaattttgtttttgtcagaGAAGGTCCATGTGTATTATGCACAGACCACTGTCTCTGACAGATTCCTTCAGTAACTGTTCCTATATGCATGTGCAGCACATAGTGGGTCGTGGGAAAGGTGAGTGCCTCTTCAGCACCAAAATGGTATATTTAAACAAAAGTCTGACCCACGATCGTTGCGGAAACTACATACTGGATCAAGGCGAGGAGTGTGACTGTGGCTCCTTCAAACAGTGTTACAACAACCTCTGCTGTACAAATGATTGTACCTTCACCATAGACAGCAAATGTAATACAGGCCGATGCTGTACAAACTGCACCTATTCTCCTCCTGGGACACTCTGCAGACCAATCCAAAATATATGTGATCTTCCTGAGTACTGCCATGGGGAGTCCTTGTCATGCCCTGGTGATTTCTATATGCAAGATGGAACCCCATGCACAGAAGAGGGTTACTGTTATCATGGAAATTGCACTGACCGCACTGTGCATTGCCAAGAAATCTTTGGTAAAAATGCTGTGAAAGGTGCAGATGCCTGCTATACCATAAATAGAAGAGGCAATAGATACGGACACTGCAGAAGAATTGGAGGGAGAATGAAAGCTGACTTCTGTGCCATTGAAGACATTTATTGTGGAAGGCTGCAGTGTGGTAATGTCACACACCTCCCCCGCTTGCAAGAACATGTGGGATTCCATCAGTCTCTCATTTCAGGATTCTGGTGTTTTGGGCTGGACTCACATCGCTCCACAGGAGCAAATGATGCTGGTCATGTGAGACCTGGTACCCCCTGTGCTCCCGGAAGGTTCTGTAACCATACCTACTGCAATGGCAGTGTGGCCCAGCTGAATTATGACTGTTTACCTGAGAAATGCGGTTACAGGGGGATTTGCAACAATAACAGAAACTGCCATTGCCACATAGGCTGGGATCCTCCACGGTGCATTGATAGGGGTGCTGGTGGGAGCATAGACAGTGGACCCCCTCCAAGTAGAGTGCGGTTAGTCTTGCAGAGTCATGAATCAGTGATATATCTGAGAGTGGTCTTTGCTCGAATTTATGCCTTAATAACTGCACTCCTCTTTGGATTCACCACAAATTTAAGAACTCTCAAGACAGTTATAATTAAGGAAGAGAAAGTTGGTGAAGCCCATCATGAAATCAGACTGAAGAGCCCTGAACAACAAAAGCCAGTCCACAGGAGAATGGCTGAAACTACAGTAGGAGGAGGCAAAGCTGACATCCATGTTTCCAGGAGTCTGGAGGAGACACAGGCATCTCAGCGTACATCACAGTGGTCCCTGCCCACATCCCTGGGGACTCTGCACACATCACAGTGGTCCATGCCCACATCCCTGGGGACTCTGCCCACATACCAGGGGTCCCAGGGCACAACACAGGTATCCCGGCGCACATCACAGGTGTCGAGGCCCACAACACAGGTATCCCGGCGCACATCACAGGTGTCGAGGCTCACAACACAGAGTTCCAGGCACACATCACTGGGCTCTCAGCACACAGCACCAGTCTCTCACACCAGTTCTGTGATAGGTCATTGA